One region of Sus scrofa isolate TJ Tabasco breed Duroc chromosome 3, Sscrofa11.1, whole genome shotgun sequence genomic DNA includes:
- the KIF22 gene encoding kinesin-like protein KIF22, translating into MDAGLPARRRREMAAATSGAGRCRLSKVGAGRRPPPARVRVAVRLRPFVDGTAGENDPPCVRGLDSCSLEIANWRNHQETLKYQFDAFYGERSSQQDVYGGSVQPILRHLLEGQNASVLAYGPTGAGKTHTMLGSPEQPGVIPRALMDLLQLTREEGAEGRPWALSVTMSYLEIYQEKVLDLLEPSSGDLVIREDCRGNILIPGLTQKPITSFADFEQHFLPASRNRTVGATRLNQRSSRSHAVLLVKVDQRERLAPFRQREGKLYLIDLAGSEDNRRTGNKGLRLKESGAINASLFVLGKVVDALNQGLPRVPYRDSKLTRLLQDSLGGSAHSILIANIAPERRFYLDTVSALNFAARSKEVINRPFTNERLQLHVLAPIKLSQKELLGPSEAKRARGPEEEESGSPEPPAAPASAFQKLSPLQKLSSMDPAMLERLLSLDRLLGSQGSQGTPLLSTPKRERMVLMKTVEEKDLEIERLKMKQKELEAKVLAQEAADPKEKENYSPTTLRPLARRTVTVAKPLKRAVVMPLQLIQEQAASPNAEIHILKKKGRKRKLESLDASEPEEKAEDCWELQISPELLAHGRQKILDLLNEGSARDLRSLQRIGQKKAQLIVGWRELHGPFSQVEDLERVEGISSKQMESFLKANILGLAAGQRCGPS; encoded by the exons GAGCCGGTCGCTGTCGGCTTAGCAAGGTGGGAGCCGGCCGGCGCCCGCCTCCGGCTCGAGTGAGGGTAGCTGTGCGACTGCGGCCATTTGTGGATGGAACAGCTGGAGAAAATGATCCCCCCTGTGTACGGGGCCTGGACAGCTGTTCGCTAGAGATTGCCAACTGGAGGAACCACCAGGAGACTCTCAAATACCA GTTTGATGCCTTCTATGGGGAGAGGAGTTCTCAGCAGGACGTCTATGGAGGATCAGTGCAGCCCATCCTGAGGCACTTGCTGGAAGGGCAGAATGCCAGTGTGCTTGCCTATGGGCCCACAGGGGCAG GGAAGACGCACACAATGCTGGGCAGCCCAGAGCAACCTGGGGTGATCCCCCGCGCTCTCATGGACCTCCTGCAGCTCACAAGGGAGGAGGGTGCTGAGGGCCGGCCATGGGCTCTCTCTGTCACTATGTCCTACTTAGAGATCTACCAGGAAAAG GTTTTGGACCTCTTGGAACCTTCATCAGGAGACCTGGTAATCCGAGAAGACTGCCGAGGCAACATCCTGATTCCAGGCCTCACACAGAAGCCCATCACTAGCTTCGCTGATTTTGAGCAGCACTTCCTACCAGCCAGTCGGAATCGGACTGTAGGAGCCACCCGGCTCAATCAGCGCTCTTCCCGCAGTCACGCCGTGCTCCTGGTCAAG GTGGATCAGCGGGAACGGCTGGCTCCATTTCGACAGCGAGAGGGGAAACTCTACCTGATCGACTTGGCCGGCTCAGAGGACAACCGGCGCACAGGCAACAAGGGCCTGCGGCTGAAGGAGAGCGGAGCCATCAACGCCTCCCTCTTTGTACTGGGCAAGGTGGTGGATGCGCTGAACCAGGGCCTCCCTCGTGTGCCCTACCGGGACAGCAAGCTCACTCGCCTCTTACAG GACTCTCTGGGTGGCTCAGCCCACAGCATCCTCATCGCCAACATTGCCCCTGAGAGACGCTTCTACCTAGACACGGTCTCTGCACTCAACTTTGCAGCCAGATCCAAGGAGGTGATCAACCGGCCTTTTACCAATGAGCGCTTACAGCTTCATG TCTTGGCACCTATTAAACTGTCTCAGAAAGAACTGCTAGGCCCATCAGAGGCAAAGAGAGCCCGAGGCCCGGAGGAAGAGGAAAGTGGAAGTCCTGAACCCCCAgcagctccagcctctgccttccaGAAACTCAG CCCCCTGCAGAAGCTGAGTAGCATGGACCCAGCTATGCTGGAGCGCCTCCTGAGCTTGGACCGTCTGCTGGGCTCCCAGGGGAGCCAGGGGACCCCTCTGCTGAGCACCCCGAAGCGAGAGCGGATGGTGCTCATGAAGACAGTGGAGGAGAAGGACTTGGAAATTGAG AGGCTTAAGATGAAGCAAAAAGAACTGGAAGCCAAGGTGCTGGCCCAGGAGGCTGCAGacccaaaggaaaaagagaattacTCTCCTACCACGCTCAGACCTCTTGCCCGCCGCACAGTCACAGTGGCGAAGCCCCTCAAAAGAGCTGTGGTGATGCCCTTACAACTGA TTCAGGAGCAGGCAGCATCCCCAAATGCTGAGATCCACATCTTGAAGAAGAAAGGCCGGAAGAGAAAG CTGGAGTCCCTGGATGCCTCAGAGCCCGAGGAGAAGGCTGAGGATTGCTGGGAGCTACAGATCAGCCCGGAGCTACTGGCCCATGGGCGCCAAAAAATATTAGATCTGCTGAATGAAGGCTCAGCCCGGGATCTACGCAGCCTGCAGCGCATTGGCCAAAAGAAGGCCCAGCTCATCGTGGGCTGGAGGGAGCTCCATGGCCCCTTCAGCCAG GTGGAGGACCTGGAACGCGTGGAGGGCATCTCCAGCAAACAGATGGAGTCGTTCCTGAAG GCGAACATCCTGGGTCTCGCCGCGGGCCAGCGCTGCGGCCCCTCCTGA
- the MAZ gene encoding LOW QUALITY PROTEIN: myc-associated zinc finger protein (The sequence of the model RefSeq protein was modified relative to this genomic sequence to represent the inferred CDS: inserted 1 base in 1 codon), which translates to MFPVFPCTLLXPPFPVLGLDSRGVGGLMNSFPPPQGHAQNPLQVGAELQSRFFASQGCAQSPFQAAPAPPPTPQAPAAEPLQVDLLPVLAAAQESAAAAAAAAAAAAAAAVAAAPPAPAAASTVDTAALKQPPAPPPPPPPVSAPAAEAAPPVSAATIAAAAATAVVAPTSTVAVAPVASALEKKTKSKGPYICALCAKEFKNGYNLRRHEAIHTGAKAGRVPSGAMKMPTMVPLSLLSVPQLSGAGGGGGEAGAGGGAAAVAAGGVVTTTASGKRIRKNHACEMCGKAFRDVYHLNRHKLSHSDEKPYQCPVCQQRFKRKDRMSYHVRSHDGAVHKPYNCSHCGKSFSRPDHLNSHVRQVHSTERPFKCEKCEAAFATKDRLRAHTVRHEEKVPCHVCGKMLSSAYISDHMKVHSQGPHHVCELCNKGFTTAAYLRIHAVKDHGLQAPRADRILCKLCSVHCKTPAQLAGHMQTHLGGAAPPVPGDAPQPQPTC; encoded by the exons ATGTTCCCCGTGTTCCCTTGCACGCTGC GCCCCCCCTTCCCCGTGCTGGGCCTGGACTCCCGGGGGGTGGGCGGCCTCATGAACTCCTTCCCGCCACCTCAGGGTCACGCCCAGAACCCCCTGCAGGTCGGGGCTGAGCTCCAGTCCCGCTTCTTTGCCTCCCAGGGCTGCGCCCAGAGTCCATTCCAG GCCGCGCCGGCGCCCCCACCCACGCCCCAGGCCCCGGCGGCCGAGCCCCTCCAGGTGGACTTGCTCCCGGTTCTCGCCGCCGCCCAGGAGTCCGCCGCGGCCGCGgccgccgctgctgccgccgccgccgccgccgccgttgCTGCTGCGCCCCCGGCCCCGGCCGCCGCCTCCACTGTGGACACAGCGGCTCTGAAGCAGCCCCCGGCGCCCCCTCCGCCGCCCCCGCCAGTGTCGGCGCCCGCCGCGGAGGCCGCGCCCCCTGTCTCTGCCGCCACCATCGCCGCAGCCGCGGCCACCGCCGTCGTAGCCCCAACCTCGACGGTCGCCGTGGCCCCGGTTGCATCTGCCTTGGAGAAGAAGACAAAGAGCAAGGGGCCCTACATCTGTGCTCTGTGCGCTAAGGAGTTCAAGAACGGCTACAACCTCCGGAGGCACGAGGCCATCCACACGGGAGCCAAAGCCGGCCGGGTCCCCTCGGGTGCTATGAAGATGCCCACCATGGTGCCCCTGAGCCTCCTGAGCGTGCCCCAGTTGAGCGGggcaggcgggggagggggagaagctgGTGCCGGCGGCGGAGCGGCCGCAGTGGCCGCCGGCGGCGTGGTCACCACGACCGCCTCGGGAAAGCGCATCCGGAAGAACCACGCCTGCGAGATGTGCGGCAAGGCCTTCCGCGACGTCTACCACCTGAACCGACACAAGCTGTCGCACTCGGACGAGAAGCCCTACCAGTGCCCGGTGTGCCAGCAGCGCTTCAAGCGCAAGGACCGCATGAGCTACCACGTGCGCTCACATGACGGCGCTGTGCACAAGCCCTACAACTGCTCCCACTGTGGCAAGAGCTTCTCCCG GCCGGATCACCTCAACAGTCACGTCAGACAAGTGCACTCAACAGAACGGCCCTTCAAATGTGAG aaatGTGAGGCAGCTTTTGCTACGAAGGATCGGCTGCGGGCCCACACAGTACGACACGAGGAGAAGGTGCCATGTCATGTGTGTGGCAAGATGTTGAGCTCGGCTTATATTTCGGACCACATGAAGGTTCACAGCCAGGGCCCTCACCATGTCTGTGAGCTCTGCAACAAAG GCTTCACCACGGCAGCATACCTGCGCATCCACGCGGTGAAGGACCATGGGCTCCAGGCCCCGCGGGCTGACCGCATCCTGTGCAAGCTGTGCAGCGTGCACTGCAAGACCCCTGCCCAGCTGGCCGGCCACATGCAGACCCATCTGGGGGGGGCCGCCCCCCCTGTCCCGGGAGACGCCCCCCAGCCACAGCCCACCTGCTGA
- the PRRT2 gene encoding proline-rich transmembrane protein 2 isoform X1 → MAASSPEVSEMKGAEEGAQTQGEGPGHSEDGTGPPQAPAGVPDEPETLPPGPDITGAPVDSEPEAGLAPETTETPTGAPEAAQATDLSANPGGESKANSSPEETCQELASKPEVSKEATADQGTHLEPAAPLEPASEPAPQLDPQSVPQPDPQPASQPTSTPVLQPEPPTQEDPTPEVLTESGGEKQENGAVVPLQAGDGDGEEGPAPHPHSPPSTKTPPANGAPPRVLQQLVEEDRVGRAHGGRPGSPRGSLSRHPSSQLAGSGVEGGEGTQKPRDYIILAILSCFCPMWPVNIVAFAYAVMVSPTGPWPRPAVAPSFLPGLGPGPRRNPAFPPRLSAWTSRPNSRAFACLAAPPSPPPTSGLHLLSPTLSGGRDLPTCHTTLLTCALPPAASPISLLPSPLATG, encoded by the coding sequence ATGGCAGCCAGCAGCCCGGAGGTCTCTGAGATGAAAGGGGCAGAGGAGGGTGCCCAGACCCAGGGAGAAGGGCCCGGCCATTCTGAAGATGGAACcggccctccccaggccccagctggggTCCCAGATGAGCCAGAGACCCTGCCGCCAGGCCCAGACATCACTGGGGCCCCTGTGGACTCAGAGCCCGAGGCTGGGCTGGCTCCAGAAACCACAGAGACCCCAACTGGGGCCCCAGAAGCAGCTCAGGCCACAGACCTCAGCGCCAACCCAGGAGGGGAATCAAAGGCCAACTCCAGCCCCGAAGAAACATGCCAAGAGCTAGCATCCAAACCAGAAGTGAGCAAAGAGGCCACTGCAGACCAGGGGACCCACCTGGAACCTGCAGCCCCACTCGAGCCAGCCTCAGAGCCTGCCCCCCAGCTGGACCCCCAGTCAGTCCCTCAGCCAGACCCCCAGCCAGCTTCCCAGCCCACCTCCACGCCAGTCCTTCAGCCAGAGCCACCGACCCAGGAGGACCCCACCCCTGAGGTCCTGACGGAGAGTGGGGGGGAAAAGCAGGAAAATGGGGCTGTGGTTCCCCTGCaggctggggatggggatggggaagagggtCCAGCCCCCCATCCTCACTCACCACCCTCAACGAAAACCCCCCCAGCCAATGGGGCTCCACCCCGCGTGCTACAGCAGCTGGTGGAGGAGGATCGAGTAGGAAGGGCTCATGGGGGCCGCCCAGGATCTCCTCGGGGCAGCCTGAGCCGCCACCCTAGTTCCCAGCTGGCAGggtctggggtggaggggggtgaaGGCACCCAGAAACCTCGGGACTACATCATCCTCGCCATCCTGTCCTGCTTCTGCCCCATGTGGCCTGTCAACATCGTGGCCTTCGCTTATGCCGTCATGGTGAGCCCCACGGGACCCTGGCCCCGGCCTGCTGTGGCTCCCAGCTTCCTGCCAGGGCTGGGACCAGGCCCCAGGAGGAACCCTGCCTTCCCTCCCCGCCTCTCTGCATGGACCTCACGTCCCAATTCCAGGGCCTTTGCTTGCCTAGcagccccccccagcccccctcccacctcAGGACTTCACCTTCTGAGCCCTACCCTTTCTGGTGGGAGGGACCTCCCGACATGTCACACAACCTTACTGACCTGtgccctccctcctgctgcctctccaatctccctcctcccttcaccACTGGCCACCGGCTGA
- the PRRT2 gene encoding proline-rich transmembrane protein 2 isoform X2, whose protein sequence is MAASSPEVSEMKGAEEGAQTQGEGPGHSEDGTGPPQAPAGVPDEPETLPPGPDITGAPVDSEPEAGLAPETTETPTGAPEAAQATDLSANPGGESKANSSPEETCQELASKPEVSKEATADQGTHLEPAAPLEPASEPAPQLDPQSVPQPDPQPASQPTSTPVLQPEPPTQEDPTPEVLTESGGEKQENGAVVPLQAGDGDGEEGPAPHPHSPPSTKTPPANGAPPRVLQQLVEEDRVGRAHGGRPGSPRGSLSRHPSSQLAGSGVEGGEGTQKPRDYIILAILSCFCPMWPVNIVAFAYAVMSRNSLQQGDVDGAQRLGRVAKLLSIVALVGGVLIIIASCVINLGGEWGSGTGREEWKGWQGQLY, encoded by the exons ATGGCAGCCAGCAGCCCGGAGGTCTCTGAGATGAAAGGGGCAGAGGAGGGTGCCCAGACCCAGGGAGAAGGGCCCGGCCATTCTGAAGATGGAACcggccctccccaggccccagctggggTCCCAGATGAGCCAGAGACCCTGCCGCCAGGCCCAGACATCACTGGGGCCCCTGTGGACTCAGAGCCCGAGGCTGGGCTGGCTCCAGAAACCACAGAGACCCCAACTGGGGCCCCAGAAGCAGCTCAGGCCACAGACCTCAGCGCCAACCCAGGAGGGGAATCAAAGGCCAACTCCAGCCCCGAAGAAACATGCCAAGAGCTAGCATCCAAACCAGAAGTGAGCAAAGAGGCCACTGCAGACCAGGGGACCCACCTGGAACCTGCAGCCCCACTCGAGCCAGCCTCAGAGCCTGCCCCCCAGCTGGACCCCCAGTCAGTCCCTCAGCCAGACCCCCAGCCAGCTTCCCAGCCCACCTCCACGCCAGTCCTTCAGCCAGAGCCACCGACCCAGGAGGACCCCACCCCTGAGGTCCTGACGGAGAGTGGGGGGGAAAAGCAGGAAAATGGGGCTGTGGTTCCCCTGCaggctggggatggggatggggaagagggtCCAGCCCCCCATCCTCACTCACCACCCTCAACGAAAACCCCCCCAGCCAATGGGGCTCCACCCCGCGTGCTACAGCAGCTGGTGGAGGAGGATCGAGTAGGAAGGGCTCATGGGGGCCGCCCAGGATCTCCTCGGGGCAGCCTGAGCCGCCACCCTAGTTCCCAGCTGGCAGggtctggggtggaggggggtgaaGGCACCCAGAAACCTCGGGACTACATCATCCTCGCCATCCTGTCCTGCTTCTGCCCCATGTGGCCTGTCAACATCGTGGCCTTCGCTTATGCCGTCATG TCCCGGAACAGCCTGCAGCAGGGGGACGTGGATGGTGCCCAGCGTCTGGGTCGCGTGGCCAAGCTCTTAAGCATCGTGGCGCTGGTAGGGGGGGTCCTTATCATCATCGCCTCCTGCGTCATCAACTTGGGCGGTGAGTGGGGGTCTGGGACAGGCCGGGAGGAATGGAAGGGTTGGCAAGGGCAGCTTTACTAA
- the PRRT2 gene encoding proline-rich transmembrane protein 2 isoform X3, producing the protein MAASSPEVSEMKGAEEGAQTQGEGPGHSEDGTGPPQAPAGVPDEPETLPPGPDITGAPVDSEPEAGLAPETTETPTGAPEAAQATDLSANPGGESKANSSPEETCQELASKPEVSKEATADQGTHLEPAAPLEPASEPAPQLDPQSVPQPDPQPASQPTSTPVLQPEPPTQEDPTPEVLTESGGEKQENGAVVPLQAGDGDGEEGPAPHPHSPPSTKTPPANGAPPRVLQQLVEEDRVGRAHGGRPGSPRGSLSRHPSSQLAGSGVEGGEGTQKPRDYIILAILSCFCPMWPVNIVAFAYAVMSRNSLQQGDVDGAQRLGRVAKLLSIVALVGGVLIIIASCVINLGVYK; encoded by the exons ATGGCAGCCAGCAGCCCGGAGGTCTCTGAGATGAAAGGGGCAGAGGAGGGTGCCCAGACCCAGGGAGAAGGGCCCGGCCATTCTGAAGATGGAACcggccctccccaggccccagctggggTCCCAGATGAGCCAGAGACCCTGCCGCCAGGCCCAGACATCACTGGGGCCCCTGTGGACTCAGAGCCCGAGGCTGGGCTGGCTCCAGAAACCACAGAGACCCCAACTGGGGCCCCAGAAGCAGCTCAGGCCACAGACCTCAGCGCCAACCCAGGAGGGGAATCAAAGGCCAACTCCAGCCCCGAAGAAACATGCCAAGAGCTAGCATCCAAACCAGAAGTGAGCAAAGAGGCCACTGCAGACCAGGGGACCCACCTGGAACCTGCAGCCCCACTCGAGCCAGCCTCAGAGCCTGCCCCCCAGCTGGACCCCCAGTCAGTCCCTCAGCCAGACCCCCAGCCAGCTTCCCAGCCCACCTCCACGCCAGTCCTTCAGCCAGAGCCACCGACCCAGGAGGACCCCACCCCTGAGGTCCTGACGGAGAGTGGGGGGGAAAAGCAGGAAAATGGGGCTGTGGTTCCCCTGCaggctggggatggggatggggaagagggtCCAGCCCCCCATCCTCACTCACCACCCTCAACGAAAACCCCCCCAGCCAATGGGGCTCCACCCCGCGTGCTACAGCAGCTGGTGGAGGAGGATCGAGTAGGAAGGGCTCATGGGGGCCGCCCAGGATCTCCTCGGGGCAGCCTGAGCCGCCACCCTAGTTCCCAGCTGGCAGggtctggggtggaggggggtgaaGGCACCCAGAAACCTCGGGACTACATCATCCTCGCCATCCTGTCCTGCTTCTGCCCCATGTGGCCTGTCAACATCGTGGCCTTCGCTTATGCCGTCATG TCCCGGAACAGCCTGCAGCAGGGGGACGTGGATGGTGCCCAGCGTCTGGGTCGCGTGGCCAAGCTCTTAAGCATCGTGGCGCTGGTAGGGGGGGTCCTTATCATCATCGCCTCCTGCGTCATCAACTTGGGCG TGTATAAGTGA
- the PAGR1 gene encoding PAXIP1-associated glutamate-rich protein 1, whose translation MSLVRGHGDTAATAAAPLSEEGEVTSGLQALAVEDTGGPSASADKAEEEGEGGREEAEHEGSRAEEVQGEAPSTEGEEPAQGDSEDWCVPCSDEEVELPEDGQPWMPPPSEIQRLYELLAAHGTLELQAEILPRRPPTPEAQSEEERSDEEPEAKEEEEEKPHMPTEFDFDDEPMTPKDSLIDRRRTPGSSARSQKREARLDKVLSDMKRHKKLEEQILRTGRDLFSLDAEDASPPSPALRASGSSLFPRQRKY comes from the exons ATGTCCCTTGTCCGGGGTCATGGAGACACGGCAGCCACCGCGGCGGCGCCTCTGTCTGAAGAAGGGGAAGTGACCTCCGGCCTCCAGGCTCTGGCCGTGGAGGACACCGGAGGCCCCTCTGCTTCGGCCGATAAAGCcgaggaagagggggaaggaggcCGGGAGGAGGCCGAACATGAGGGGTCCAGGGCCGAGGAAGTGCAGGGAGAAGCCCCCAGCACTGAGGGGGAAGAGCCCGCCCAGGGAGACTCCGAGGACTGGTGCGTGCCCTGCAGCGATGAAGAGGTGGAGCTGCCTGAGGATGGGCAGCCCTGGATGCCACCTCCCTCCGAAATCCAACGGCTCTATGAACTGCTGGCTGCCCACGGTACCCTGGAGCTTCAGGCAGAGATCCTGCCCCGCCGACCACCTACGCCTGAGGCCCAGAGTGAAGAGGAAAGATCTGATGAGGAACCCGAGgccaaagaggaggaagaggaaaa GCCGCACATGCCCACAGAATTTGATTTTGATGATGAGCCAATGACACCAAAGGACTCCCTGATTGACCGGAGGCGCACCCCAG GAAGCTCAGCCCGGAGCCAGAAACGGGAGGCCCGCCTGGACAAGGTCCTCTCGGACATGAAGCGGCACAAGAAGCTGGAGGAGCAGATCCTCCGGACCGGCAGGGACCTCTTCAGCCTGGACGCAGAGGACGCCAGCCCCCCCAGCCCCGCGCTCCGGGCCTCGGGAAGTAGCCTCTTCCCCAGGCAGCGCAAGTACTGA